In Balearica regulorum gibbericeps isolate bBalReg1 chromosome 2, bBalReg1.pri, whole genome shotgun sequence, one DNA window encodes the following:
- the LOC142600442 gene encoding tubulin beta-2 chain, protein MREIVHIQAGQCGNQIGAKFWEVISDEHGIDPTGSYHGDSDLQLERINVYYNEATGNKYVPRAILVDLEPGTMDSVRSGPFGQIFRPDNFVFGQSGAGNNWAKGHYTEGAELVDSVLDVVRKESESCDCLQGFQLTHSLGGGTGSGMGTLLISKIREEYPDRIMNTFSVMPSPKVSDTVVEPYNATLSVHQLVENTDETYCIDNEALYDICFRTLKLTTPTYGDLNHLVSATMSGVTTCLRFPGQLNADLRKLAVNMVPFPRLHFFMPGFAPLTSRGSQQYRALTVPELTQQMFDSKNMMAACDPRHGRYLTVAAIFRGRMSMKEVDEQMLNVQNKNSSYFVEWIPNNVKTAVCDIPPRGLKMSATFIGNSTAIQELFKRISEQFTAMFRRKAFLHWYTGEGMDEMEFTEAESNMNDLVSEYQQYQDATADEQGEFEEEGEEDEA, encoded by the exons ATGCGTGAGATCGTGCACATCCAGGCCGGGCAGTGCGGCAACCAGATCGGCGCCAAG TTCTGGGAGGTCATCAGTGATGAGCACGGCATCGATCCCACGGGCAGCTACCACGGGGACAGCgacctgcagctggagaggatCAACGTCTACTACAACGAAGCCACCG GTAACAAGTATGTCCCCCGTGCCATCCTGGTGGACCTGGAGCCTGGCACCATGGACTCCGTGCGCTCCGGCCCCTTTGGACAGATCTTCCGGCCGGACAACTTTGTCTTTG GTCAGAGTGGGGCCGGGAACAACTGGGCCAAGGGGCACTACACGGAAGGCGCTGAGCTGGTGGACTCTGTCCTGGATGTGGTGAGGAAGGAGTCGGAGAGCTGTGACTGCCTGCAGGGCTTCCAGTTGACCCACTCGCTGGGCGGTGGCACGGGCTCTGGGATGGGCACCCTCCTCATCAGCAAGATCCGGGAGGAGTACCCCGACCGCATCATGAACACCTTCAGCGTCATGCCCTCCCCCAAGGTGTCGGACACGGTGGTGGAGCCCTACAACGCCACCCTCTCTGTGCACCAGCTGGTGGAGAACACGGACGAGACCTACTGCATTGACAACGAGGCCCTGTATGACATTTGCTTCCGCACCCTGAAGCTGACCACTCCCACGTACGGGGACCTCAACCACCTGGTGTCGGCCACCATGAGCGGCGTGACCACCTGCCTTCGCTTCCCCGGCCAGCTGAACGCCGACCTGCGCAAGCTGGCGGTCAACATGGTGCCTTTCCCCCGGCTGCACTTCTTCATGCCGGGCTTTGCCCCTCTCACCAGCCGTGGCAGCCAGCAGTACCGAGCCCTGACGGTGCCCGAGCTGACGCAGCAGATGTTCGACTCCAAGAACATGATGGCCGCCTGCGACCCCCGCCACGGCCGCTACCTGACGGTGGCCGCCATCTTCCGGGGCCGCATGTCCATGAAGGAGGTGGACGAGCAGATGCTCAACGTGCAGAACAAGAACAGCAGCTACTTTGTGGAGTGGATCCCCAACAATGTGAAGACGGCCGTCTGCGACATCCCCCCGCGCGGCCTCAAGATGTCCGCCACCTTCATCGGCAACAGCACGGCTATTCAGGAGCTCTTCAAGAGGATCTCGGAGCAGTTCACGGCCATGTTCCGGCGCAAGGCTTTCTTGCACTGGTACACCGGCGAGGGCATGGATGAGATGGAGTTCACGGAGGCCGAGAGCAACATGAACGACCTGGTCTCCGAATACCAGCAGTACCAGGATGCCACTGCTGATGAGCAGGGGGAatttgaagaggaaggagaggaggatgaGGCGTAA
- the LOC104630895 gene encoding tubulin beta-1 chain encodes MREIVHIQAGQCGNQIGAKFWEVISDEHGIDPTGSYHGDSDLQLERINVYYNEAAGNKYVPRAILVDLEPGTMDSVRSGPFGQIFRPDNFVFGQSGAGNNWAKGHYTEGAELVDSVLDVVRKESESCDCLQGFQLTHSLGGGTGSGMGTLLISKIREEYPDRIMNTFSVMPSPKVSDTVVEPYNATLSVHQLVENTDETYCIDNEALYDICFRTLKLTTPTYGDLNHLVSATMSGVTTCLRFPGQLNADLRKLAVNMVPFPRLHFFMPGFAPLTSRGSQQYRALTVPELTQQMFDSKNMMAACDPRHGRYLTVAAIFRGRMSMKEVDEQMLNVQNKNSSYFVEWIPNNVKTAVCDIPPRGLKMSATFIGNSTAIQELFKRISEQFTAMFRRKAFLHWYTGEGMDEMEFTEAESNMNDLVSEYQQYQDATADEQGEFEEEGEEDEA; translated from the exons ATGCGTGAGATCGTGCACATCCAGGCCGGGCAGTGCGGCAACCAGATCGGCGCCAAG TTCTGGGAGGTCATCAGTGATGAGCACGGCATCGATCCCACAGGCAGCTACCATGGGGACAGTGatctgcagctggagaggatCAACGTCTACTACAACGAAGCTGCTG GTAACAAGTATGTCCCCCGTGCCATCCTGGTGGACCTGGAGCCCGGCACCATGGACTCCGTGCGCTCCGGCCCCTTTGGACAGATCTTCCGGCCGGACAACTTTGTCTTTG GTCAGAGTGGGGCCGGGAACAACTGGGCCAAGGGGCACTACACGGAAGGCGCTGAGCTGGTGGACTCTGTCCTGGATGTGGTGAGGAAGGAGTCGGAGAGCTGTGACTGCCTGCAGGGCTTCCAGTTGACCCACTCGCTGGGCGGTGGCACGGGCTCTGGGATGGGCACCCTCCTCATCAGCAAGATCCGGGAGGAGTACCCCGACCGCATCATGAACACCTTCAGCGTCATGCCCTCCCCCAAGGTGTCGGACACGGTGGTGGAGCCCTACAACGCCACCCTCTCTGTGCACCAGCTGGTGGAGAACACGGACGAGACCTACTGCATTGACAACGAGGCCCTGTATGACATTTGCTTCCGCACCCTGAAGCTGACCACTCCCACGTACGGGGACCTCAACCACCTGGTGTCGGCCACCATGAGCGGCGTGACCACCTGCCTTCGCTTCCCCGGCCAGCTGAACGCCGACCTGCGCAAGCTGGCGGTCAACATGGTGCCTTTCCCCCGGCTGCACTTCTTCATGCCGGGCTTTGCCCCTCTCACCAGCCGTGGCAGCCAGCAGTACCGAGCCCTGACGGTGCCCGAGCTGACGCAGCAGATGTTCGACTCCAAGAACATGATGGCCGCCTGCGACCCCCGCCACGGCCGCTACCTGACGGTGGCCGCCATCTTCCGGGGCCGCATGTCCATGAAGGAGGTGGACGAGCAGATGCTCAACGTGCAGAACAAGAACAGCAGCTACTTTGTGGAGTGGATCCCCAACAATGTGAAGACGGCCGTCTGCGACATCCCCCCGCGCGGCCTCAAGATGTCCGCCACCTTCATCGGCAACAGCACGGCTATTCAGGAGCTCTTCAAGAGGATCTCGGAGCAGTTCACGGCCATGTTCCGGCGCAAGGCTTTCTTGCACTGGTACACCGGCGAGGGCATGGATGAGATGGAGTTCACGGAGGCCGAGAGCAACATGAACGACCTGGTCTCCGAATACCAGCAGTACCAGGATGCCACTGCTGATGAGCAGGGGGAatttgaggaggaaggagaggaggatgaGGCTTAA